One bacterium genomic window, TCCTGCTATGTGTTCATATTTATTCCATCCACCAACTTTTCTTTTACAGGCTTCTTGCATAGCTAAACTGAAGCAAACACAATCACAGAGCTGGATAAAGGGCGTTTCACTGGCTTTCTTAAAGAGTGGATCTTCAATAACGGATATTAATGGGCAATTTTAGTAGGAACCAGATATACCAACTTGGTTATTTCTAACTCTCCATTTACGTAACAGTTTTTTAATTTTTATCGTTCGTGATGGATCTGGTATTATCATACCGTGGCAATTGTCTTCAAGAGAATTCAAATAATTGTGAAATCGTGTAGCAATTCTGTTCCAAGCCATTTCTTCAATGTCACCATTGAAATAAGCAATACTTTTAGCGATTGCTGGATCGTTTTTAATTAGGTAGATATTTAAAAATTGGACATCTAGTGTATTTACTACACTAAAAATATATTGAAAGATATTAGTTATTTTTCTATTATTTAATTTCATATATTTATACTCCCTTGATCTATTAAAAAGTTCTCTTGCATGGATTGTTTGTCTTATGAAAAAATTGAAGTGTTGATGTAATTGGATTTTTAAAGATTTGAAAGTATTAAATGAATCGCGCCATCTATCAAACGCGATGATAAGTCCAGTAAGAGCAAAATAATCTGGATATCTAGTTGTATTCGCTAGTCCTGGATCGCCAGATTCGTCAACGTAAAGCAGGTAGTCCATGATCTTCTCTTGGTGTTGACGTTTTTAATAAAGTAGTATAAACTTTGTTTGGCGGCCAGATGCACCCACAGGTGTTCATGGTTGCCCACAAGACCCGGAGCATTAGCTCCGGGCAACTTTTTAGTGTATCGAAGAGAAGGGGGCTTATCCGGCCCCCGTGGTGGGCCGTGGAGGAATCGAACCTCCAACCCACTGATTAAGAGTCAGTTGCTCTGCCAAATTGAGCTAACGGCCCGCAGGGGTAATGTAGCTCATCGGACGGTCGGGTGTCAACCTTCCCGGAGCCCGTCCAGCTCCCAGCCACGCATCCGGTCGAAGAGGACCGCGTCGTTCAGGTCGAGGTCGAGCGGGGTGATGGAGACGAACCCGTCCCGGACGGCGCGGTGGTCCAGCTCCGGGTTGTCGTCGTCTGTGTCGGACATCGGGCCGCGCAGAAGCCAGCCGCCGGTTTCCTCGTCCAGTTGGTAGCGGGTTTGGAAGATGAAGCGGCCGTGGCGGGTGATTCTTATCCCCCGGAGCTCGGCGGGCGGGATGTTGGGAATGTTGACGTTGAGGCAGCTGTGGGGGGGAATGCCCCTCTCGAGGACGAGCAGCGTCAGCCGGGCGGCGAGGCGGGCGGCGTGCTCCAGGGAGTTCTCCACCGACGGAGGGTCCAGTGGTGCGCCGAAGTGGCCCAGGCTGACCGCGACGCTGGGGATACCCAGCATCGTGGCCTCGAGGGCCGCGCCTAGTGTGCCCGAGTAGAAGATATGGGTGGACAGGTTGAGACCTAAATTGACGCCGGAGACCACCAGGTCCGGTTTTTCGTTCTCGTAGAGGTTGCTGACCGCGTACTTGACGCAGTCGGCGGGCGAGCCGTCGGCGGCCCAGGCCTGGATCTCCGGAGAGATGGAGACCCGTTCGACCCGGATCGGCTTGTGGATGGTGATGGAATGTCCCGCGCCGGAGCGTTCGTACATGGGGGCGCAAACCAGCATATCGCCCAGGGGATCGAGCTCCCGTGCCAGGGAGAGAAGTCCCTTCGAGTGTAAGCCGTCGTCGTTGGATACCAGGATGCGCGGTCTATCCATCTTTTTGCCGGGGCATGACTTCGTTTTCCGCGACCTTCCAGCAGGGGCTCGCGCAGCCGGTGTCGAGGCGGGAGAGCGAGGCGTAACCGGCGAGTATGGCGGCGACGTCGCTGGAGGGATGCTGCCCCTCGGGGGGGTCGTCGTAGCCGTAGAGGCTTACCCCTCCGGGCTCCTCGCGGAAGCCGATGGCGGTGACGATGTCCCCCGGCGTGGTCTCCCTCAGGCCGTGCACCGGTCCGTGCGCCCCGGCGGGGACGTTCAGGTTCAAAAAGTGGCCGGGCTCCAGGCCTTCCGCGAGTATTTTCCGCGCGATGTCCGCGCCCCACGCCGCGGCCCGCCGCAGGTCCTCCTCCTCCGGCCTCCCCCAGTGGCCGGAGCCGTCCAGGGAGCCGGAGGAGACGGCCAGGGAGGGTATACCCCACAGCGCCGCGTCCCGGGCCGCGCCCACCGTTCCCGAGTAGTGGAGGTCCGAGGCCAGGTTCAGCCCGTGGTTGATCCCGACCACGACCAGATCGGGTGGAGAGCCCATCCGCACCAGGCCGAACCGGACGCAGTCCACCGGGAAGCCGTCCAGGACGGTGGCGGCGAGCCCGTTACAGAGACGCCTCTCCTCCACGGTCAGGACGCCGTGGAAGGAGCCGGCCATGGAGGAGCCGGAGCGCGGCCCGTCGGGCGCCACGACGGTCAACTCGCCCAGCACGGCGAGCGCATCGGCCAGTATCGCCAGCCCCGGGTAATCCACCCCGTCGTCGTTGGTCAGTAAAATCCGTTTCAATTCAGGCGACCGCCTGCTTGGCCACGACCAGCCACACCCCGGCGATGATGAGCACGAAGCCCGCAACCTGCCACCAGCTTATCTGCTCCCGGAGCATGAGGGCGCTGACGAGGAT contains:
- a CDS encoding DUF3800 domain-containing protein; this translates as MDYLLYVDESGDPGLANTTRYPDYFALTGLIIAFDRWRDSFNTFKSLKIQLHQHFNFFIRQTIHARELFNRSREYKYMKLNNRKITNIFQYIFSVVNTLDVQFLNIYLIKNDPAIAKSIAYFNGDIEEMAWNRIATRFHNYLNSLEDNCHGMIIPDPSRTIKIKKLLRKWRVRNNQVGISGSY
- the surE gene encoding 5'/3'-nucleotidase SurE, producing MDRPRILVSNDDGLHSKGLLSLARELDPLGDMLVCAPMYERSGAGHSITIHKPIRVERVSISPEIQAWAADGSPADCVKYAVSNLYENEKPDLVVSGVNLGLNLSTHIFYSGTLGAALEATMLGIPSVAVSLGHFGAPLDPPSVENSLEHAARLAARLTLLVLERGIPPHSCLNVNIPNIPPAELRGIRITRHGRFIFQTRYQLDEETGGWLLRGPMSDTDDDNPELDHRAVRDGFVSITPLDLDLNDAVLFDRMRGWELDGLREG
- the surE gene encoding 5'/3'-nucleotidase SurE produces the protein MKRILLTNDDGVDYPGLAILADALAVLGELTVVAPDGPRSGSSMAGSFHGVLTVEERRLCNGLAATVLDGFPVDCVRFGLVRMGSPPDLVVVGINHGLNLASDLHYSGTVGAARDAALWGIPSLAVSSGSLDGSGHWGRPEEEDLRRAAAWGADIARKILAEGLEPGHFLNLNVPAGAHGPVHGLRETTPGDIVTAIGFREEPGGVSLYGYDDPPEGQHPSSDVAAILAGYASLSRLDTGCASPCWKVAENEVMPRQKDG